Proteins from one Streptosporangium becharense genomic window:
- a CDS encoding DUF1003 domain-containing protein → MADRLDQPRQPGPRLRPHYDPEAFGRLSERIARFLGTARFLVYMTGFVAVWVLWNVFTPESWRFDPYPFIFLTLMLSLQASYAAPLILLAQNRQADRDRVQSELDRAAADRAQADLEYLTREIAALRMALGEVATRDYIHSELQRLQEDLQEPSTPADPAGADR, encoded by the coding sequence GTGGCTGACCGCCTGGACCAGCCCAGGCAGCCGGGCCCCCGGCTGCGTCCGCACTACGACCCCGAGGCGTTCGGGCGGCTCTCGGAACGGATCGCCCGCTTCCTCGGCACCGCCAGGTTCCTGGTTTACATGACGGGTTTCGTCGCCGTCTGGGTGCTGTGGAATGTCTTCACCCCGGAGTCCTGGCGCTTCGACCCCTATCCCTTCATCTTCCTCACCCTGATGCTCTCGCTCCAGGCCTCGTACGCCGCACCGTTGATCCTGCTCGCCCAGAACCGGCAGGCCGACCGGGACCGGGTGCAGAGCGAGCTCGACCGCGCGGCGGCCGACCGTGCCCAGGCCGACCTCGAGTACCTGACCAGGGAGATCGCCGCGTTACGCATGGCGCTCGGCGAGGTCGCGACCCGGGACTACATCCACTCGGAGCTGCAACGGCTCCAGGAGGACCTGCAGGAACCGTCCACCCCCGCGGACCCGGCGGGGGCGGACCGCTGA
- a CDS encoding magnesium transporter MgtE N-terminal domain-containing protein, whose product MRVFIARLAGVPVFDPAGDQIGRIRDVVVAIAGTAPPRVHGLVVEVQPRRRVFLPITRVRAIEPGAVVFSGQINMRRFEQRATENLVIAEMLDLRVEVGGERVTVLDLAMEESKGSEWLVTKVAVIGNPPGVGLRRRGTTRIVDWADVRGFGAVQKDQGAANLLVAFESMRAADLAGALHELPDKRRVEVAAALDDERLADVLEELPERDQIGILSRLAPERAADVLEEMNPDDAADLLQDLPAEQAEALMALMEPEEAAPIRRLLIYPENTAGGMMTSEPVVLPPNSTVAEALAHIRQGDLTPAVAAQVYVARPPVETPTGRFLGLAHFQRLLREPPSTLLGSVLDTSLDPIRPDFTLGQVTSYLATYNLVAAPVVDEAGRLVGAVTVDDVLDHLLPEDWREPDSVPGAGRG is encoded by the coding sequence GTGAGGGTCTTCATCGCCCGTCTCGCCGGGGTCCCGGTCTTCGACCCGGCCGGTGACCAGATCGGCCGGATACGCGACGTGGTGGTGGCCATCGCCGGCACCGCGCCGCCTCGTGTGCACGGGCTGGTCGTCGAGGTGCAGCCCCGGCGGCGGGTCTTCCTGCCCATCACCCGGGTACGGGCCATCGAACCCGGGGCCGTCGTCTTCAGCGGCCAGATCAACATGCGCCGCTTCGAGCAGCGGGCGACCGAGAACCTGGTCATCGCCGAGATGCTCGACCTGCGCGTGGAGGTGGGGGGTGAACGGGTGACGGTCCTCGACCTGGCCATGGAGGAGAGCAAGGGCTCGGAGTGGCTGGTCACCAAGGTGGCGGTGATCGGGAACCCACCCGGCGTCGGCCTGCGCCGGCGCGGCACGACCAGGATCGTCGACTGGGCGGACGTCCGCGGCTTCGGCGCCGTCCAGAAGGACCAGGGGGCGGCCAACCTGCTGGTCGCCTTCGAGTCGATGCGCGCCGCCGACCTGGCCGGTGCCCTGCACGAGCTGCCCGACAAGCGCCGGGTCGAGGTGGCGGCGGCCCTCGACGACGAACGACTCGCCGACGTGCTGGAGGAACTGCCCGAACGCGACCAGATCGGCATCCTCAGCCGACTGGCCCCCGAACGGGCCGCGGACGTGCTGGAGGAGATGAACCCCGACGACGCCGCCGACCTGCTCCAGGACCTCCCCGCCGAGCAGGCCGAGGCGCTGATGGCGCTGATGGAGCCCGAGGAGGCCGCGCCGATCAGGCGACTGCTGATCTACCCGGAGAACACCGCGGGCGGCATGATGACGAGCGAGCCCGTGGTGCTCCCGCCCAACTCCACGGTCGCCGAGGCGCTGGCCCACATCCGCCAGGGCGACCTCACCCCCGCGGTGGCCGCGCAGGTCTACGTGGCCCGGCCGCCGGTCGAGACGCCCACCGGCCGTTTCCTCGGCCTGGCCCACTTCCAGCGGCTGCTGCGCGAGCCTCCGTCGACCCTGCTCGGCAGCGTCCTGGACACCTCGCTCGACCCGATCAGACCGGATTTCACCCTCGGCCAGGTGACCTCCTACCTGGCCACGTACAACCTGGTGGCGGCGCCGGTGGTGGACGAGGCGGGCCGCCTGGTCGGCGCCGTCACCGTGGACGACGTGCTCGACCACCTGCTCCCCGAAGACTGGCGTGAGCCGGACTCCGTACCGGGAGCCGGGCGTGGCTGA
- a CDS encoding EamA family transporter, with translation MRRAGLLIAFASSWCFAFSGPMAKYLGAAGLAPLESVWARMAGAGMLLLAVLAVVRPAALRIPRSRLLFFLAYAVVAVAGVQALYFAAITRLPVGVTLLIEFTSPVLVVLWVRFVRRVRLPRAAFVGAVVAVAGLGIVVEVWSGLALDPVGLLLAFGAAACCAGYFLLSDGFGDDVDPLGLIAWGLLGAAVVLAPISRPWNIPWGALSGTVTPQGGYPLPVAGALAWMVVVATVVAYILGVTAVRRLSAAVGSTVASLEVIAGAVIAWILLGEALGPFQIAGGVIVLTGAYLAQRATAELPAAPPQVREPARVG, from the coding sequence ATGAGACGAGCGGGCCTGCTGATCGCATTCGCGTCGTCCTGGTGTTTCGCCTTCTCGGGGCCCATGGCCAAATACCTGGGTGCGGCGGGGCTGGCCCCGCTGGAGTCGGTCTGGGCGAGGATGGCGGGCGCCGGGATGCTGCTCCTCGCCGTCCTCGCCGTCGTCAGGCCCGCGGCGCTGCGCATCCCGCGTTCCCGGCTGCTGTTCTTCTTGGCCTACGCCGTGGTCGCGGTCGCCGGTGTGCAGGCGCTGTACTTCGCGGCGATCACCCGGCTGCCGGTCGGCGTGACTCTGTTGATCGAGTTCACCTCACCGGTGCTGGTGGTGCTCTGGGTCCGGTTCGTCCGCCGGGTACGGTTGCCCCGGGCGGCCTTCGTCGGTGCCGTCGTCGCCGTGGCCGGGCTCGGCATCGTGGTGGAGGTCTGGTCCGGGCTCGCCCTCGACCCCGTCGGGCTCCTGCTCGCCTTCGGCGCGGCGGCCTGCTGCGCCGGATACTTCCTGCTCAGCGACGGCTTCGGCGACGACGTCGACCCGCTCGGCCTCATCGCCTGGGGCCTGCTGGGCGCCGCCGTGGTGCTCGCCCCGATCTCCCGTCCGTGGAACATCCCCTGGGGAGCGCTCAGCGGGACCGTGACCCCGCAGGGCGGATACCCCCTGCCGGTGGCGGGTGCCCTGGCGTGGATGGTCGTGGTCGCCACGGTCGTCGCCTACATCCTCGGTGTCACCGCGGTGCGCCGCCTGTCGGCCGCCGTCGGCTCCACGGTCGCCTCGCTGGAGGTCATCGCCGGGGCTGTGATCGCCTGGATCCTGCTGGGCGAGGCCCTCGGCCCGTTCCAGATCGCGGGCGGCGTCATCGTGCTGACCGGCGCCTACCTCGCCCAGCGCGCCACGGCCGAACTGCCCGCGGCGCCACCGCAGGTCAGGGAACCGGCCCGGGTGGGGTGA
- a CDS encoding biotin transporter BioY, translating into MANASSVARPAVLSDLIPASRVRDVALVLGGAALTGLAAQLSFPLPGSPVPVSGQTFAVVLVGAALGMNRAVLSMAIYLLAGVAGMPWFAEGASGFGGASFGYVIGFVAAAAVVGKLAEHGGDRTALRTVGTMVAGNMVIYAFGLPVLIAVAQVGPAEGLALGVLPFLLGDALKIAVAAGLLPAAWKLAGR; encoded by the coding sequence ATGGCAAACGCGTCCTCGGTGGCCCGGCCCGCCGTACTGTCCGACCTCATCCCGGCCTCCCGGGTCCGCGACGTCGCCCTCGTGCTCGGCGGCGCCGCTCTGACGGGCCTGGCCGCGCAGCTCAGCTTCCCGCTGCCCGGCTCCCCGGTGCCGGTCAGCGGCCAGACGTTCGCGGTCGTCCTGGTCGGCGCGGCACTGGGCATGAACCGGGCGGTGCTGAGCATGGCGATCTACCTCCTGGCCGGTGTGGCGGGCATGCCGTGGTTCGCCGAGGGCGCCTCGGGCTTCGGCGGTGCCTCGTTCGGCTACGTGATCGGTTTCGTCGCCGCGGCGGCCGTCGTCGGCAAGCTCGCCGAGCACGGCGGTGACCGCACCGCCCTGCGCACGGTCGGCACGATGGTGGCGGGCAACATGGTCATCTACGCCTTCGGCCTGCCCGTGCTGATCGCGGTCGCCCAGGTCGGCCCGGCCGAGGGACTGGCGCTGGGCGTGCTGCCCTTCCTGCTCGGCGACGCCCTGAAGATCGCCGTCGCGGCCGGGCTGCTCCCCGCCGCCTGGAAGCTCGCCGGACGCTGA
- a CDS encoding HpcH/HpaI aldolase/citrate lyase family protein, with protein MRSRRSCLAVPGSNPRFLEKAQGLPADEVFLDLEDSVAPLAKGDARKNIVAALREGDWSGKTRVVRVNDLGTRWTYRDVIEVVEGAGEFVDCLMLPKVEDATQVMWLDTLLTQIERANGLPVGGIGIEAQIESAGGLVNIDAIGGASPRLETLVFGPADFMASINMRTLVVGEQPPGYTEGDAYHYILMRILMAARAHGLQAIDGPYLAIKDLDGYRRVANRAAALGFDGKWVLHPTQIEAANEVFSPSQDDYDRAELILDAYEYYTTVERRGAVMLGDEMIDEASRKMALVVATKGRAAGLTRTTAFTPPTA; from the coding sequence ATGCGCTCCCGACGTTCGTGTCTCGCGGTGCCCGGCAGCAACCCCCGTTTCCTGGAGAAGGCGCAGGGGCTTCCCGCCGACGAGGTCTTCCTCGACCTGGAGGACTCCGTCGCCCCCCTCGCCAAGGGGGACGCGCGCAAGAACATCGTGGCCGCCCTGCGCGAGGGCGACTGGTCGGGGAAGACGAGAGTGGTGCGGGTCAACGACCTCGGCACCCGGTGGACCTACCGCGACGTCATCGAGGTCGTGGAGGGCGCCGGTGAGTTCGTCGACTGCCTGATGCTGCCCAAGGTCGAGGACGCCACCCAGGTGATGTGGCTCGACACGCTGCTGACCCAGATCGAGCGGGCCAACGGCCTGCCGGTCGGTGGGATCGGCATCGAGGCCCAGATCGAGAGTGCCGGGGGGCTGGTGAACATCGACGCCATCGGCGGGGCGTCCCCGCGGCTGGAGACGCTGGTCTTCGGTCCTGCCGACTTCATGGCGTCGATCAACATGCGGACCCTGGTGGTCGGCGAGCAGCCGCCCGGCTACACCGAGGGCGACGCCTACCACTACATCCTGATGCGCATCCTGATGGCCGCCCGCGCGCACGGCCTGCAGGCCATCGACGGCCCGTATCTGGCGATCAAGGACCTCGACGGCTACCGCCGGGTCGCGAACCGGGCCGCGGCACTCGGGTTCGACGGCAAGTGGGTACTCCACCCCACCCAGATCGAGGCCGCCAACGAGGTCTTCTCCCCGTCACAGGACGACTACGACCGCGCCGAGCTGATCCTCGACGCGTACGAGTACTACACGACGGTCGAGAGGCGCGGCGCGGTCATGCTCGGCGACGAGATGATCGATGAGGCGTCCCGGAAGATGGCGCTGGTGGTGGCCACCAAGGGCAGGGCTGCGGGCCTGACGCGGACCACGGCCTTCACCCCGCCTACAGCGTGA
- a CDS encoding DUF6529 family protein yields MGDTQAAPVPRQNLAPLLVPLVVGGLVAVGLGVYGRVHTPTGYAVGPAGFSGPLAMKTWLTTGAFLLALVQVFSALVMWGQITWDVPWIATAHRWSGRAAFLLTVPVAFHCLYALGTQFDVPRVMAHSLLGCFFYGVFVAKMLALPRRGLPGWTLPLLGGLAFTALAGLWLTSSLWFFTTIGVTL; encoded by the coding sequence ATGGGTGACACGCAGGCCGCGCCGGTCCCGCGGCAGAACCTCGCTCCCCTGCTCGTCCCGCTCGTCGTCGGCGGACTGGTCGCGGTCGGGCTGGGCGTCTACGGACGCGTCCACACCCCCACCGGGTACGCGGTCGGACCGGCCGGGTTCTCCGGGCCGCTGGCCATGAAGACCTGGCTCACCACCGGTGCGTTCCTGCTGGCGTTGGTGCAGGTGTTCTCGGCCCTCGTCATGTGGGGCCAGATCACATGGGACGTCCCGTGGATCGCCACCGCGCACCGCTGGTCGGGACGTGCGGCCTTCCTGCTGACGGTCCCCGTCGCGTTCCACTGCCTGTACGCGCTGGGCACCCAGTTCGACGTGCCGCGGGTGATGGCCCACTCGCTGCTGGGCTGTTTCTTCTACGGCGTGTTCGTCGCCAAGATGCTGGCCCTGCCCAGGCGGGGGCTGCCCGGCTGGACCCTCCCGCTCCTCGGCGGGCTGGCCTTCACCGCCCTGGCCGGTCTCTGGCTGACCTCCTCGCTCTGGTTCTTCACCACGATCGGGGTCACGCTGTAG
- a CDS encoding NUDIX hydrolase → MRVNCVGAVILDGSGRILLIRRGRPPGEGLWSVPGGRVEPGESDAEAVVREVLEETGLTVVPGRLAGTVDRPGPGGVVYEIRDYLAEVSGGALRAGDDAADARWFAPAELTRLPLTAGLLDALTGWAVIATR, encoded by the coding sequence GTGCGCGTAAATTGTGTCGGCGCCGTCATCCTCGACGGCTCCGGGCGGATACTCCTGATCCGCCGCGGCAGGCCCCCCGGCGAGGGGTTGTGGTCCGTGCCGGGCGGCCGGGTCGAGCCCGGGGAGTCCGACGCCGAGGCGGTCGTCCGCGAGGTCCTGGAGGAGACCGGCCTGACGGTCGTCCCCGGCCGCCTGGCCGGCACCGTCGACCGTCCGGGCCCCGGCGGGGTCGTCTACGAGATACGCGACTACCTGGCCGAGGTCTCCGGCGGAGCGCTCCGCGCCGGAGACGACGCCGCCGACGCCCGCTGGTTCGCCCCCGCCGAGCTCACCCGGCTCCCGCTCACTGCCGGACTGCTGGACGCGCTCACCGGCTGGGCGGTCATCGCGACGAGGTGA
- a CDS encoding DUF6758 family protein, translated as MKAAPTCPRCFGPLRPPSVWSSAWRCGPHGDVLPLQPPRQPSVAAVEMITAAARVPVWLPWPLPAGWLVTGFSQAGDERSGVRAAVVALSGPSLTHGPADLLIIAEEPGVGLGAAFAGLEGTDPGTGFDDGPPHAKIDVRGHPAALWCAKTAAPDRAVYAGEALGNWLWVIVWPAEAGYMITLSELSLRDLRDRDQALDLPFGAFCPRLGVPEA; from the coding sequence GTGAAAGCCGCGCCTACTTGTCCCCGGTGCTTTGGCCCGTTGCGTCCGCCCAGCGTTTGGTCAAGCGCCTGGCGATGTGGTCCGCACGGTGACGTGCTCCCCCTGCAACCCCCCAGGCAGCCCTCCGTCGCGGCCGTGGAGATGATCACCGCGGCCGCGCGCGTCCCGGTCTGGCTTCCGTGGCCGTTGCCCGCCGGCTGGCTGGTCACCGGGTTCTCCCAGGCCGGTGACGAGCGCAGCGGCGTGCGGGCCGCCGTGGTGGCGCTCTCCGGCCCGTCGCTGACCCACGGCCCCGCCGATCTGCTGATCATCGCGGAGGAGCCGGGGGTGGGCCTGGGGGCGGCGTTCGCCGGCCTGGAGGGCACCGACCCGGGTACCGGGTTCGATGACGGCCCGCCGCACGCCAAGATCGATGTCAGAGGTCATCCGGCCGCGTTGTGGTGCGCCAAGACCGCTGCGCCGGACCGGGCCGTCTACGCGGGGGAGGCGCTCGGAAACTGGCTGTGGGTGATCGTCTGGCCCGCCGAGGCGGGCTACATGATCACTCTGTCCGAGCTGTCCCTGCGTGACCTGCGCGACCGCGACCAGGCGCTCGATCTCCCCTTCGGGGCGTTCTGCCCACGCCTGGGCGTCCCGGAAGCATGA
- a CDS encoding MBL fold metallo-hydrolase, with translation MTARIERVVTEGVVDIDGVEHEVENNTWILGDDEEVIVIDPARDAERIMEKVGKREVLAVICTHGLPDHVGAAIEIALRDEAVVALHPKDRPLWRQTWPETWPDIDMEDEGVFAVADVELEVMSTPGVTHGGVSLYCESLDAVFTGKTLQADGPGKIGEEYPALADQLTAIGGRLFTLRHSTRVLPAHGEETTIGALEPHFDAWLSGSLTRGPGEQEAASESPLTDGTRAAGIRLNARDE, from the coding sequence GTGACAGCGCGTATCGAGCGAGTGGTGACCGAGGGCGTCGTCGATATCGACGGCGTCGAGCACGAGGTCGAGAACAACACCTGGATCCTCGGTGACGATGAGGAGGTCATCGTCATCGATCCCGCGCGCGACGCGGAAAGGATCATGGAGAAGGTCGGCAAGCGCGAGGTGCTGGCGGTTATCTGCACCCACGGTCTGCCCGACCACGTGGGCGCGGCCATCGAGATCGCCCTGAGGGACGAGGCCGTGGTCGCCCTGCACCCGAAGGACCGGCCGCTGTGGCGGCAGACCTGGCCCGAGACCTGGCCCGACATCGACATGGAGGACGAGGGCGTCTTCGCCGTCGCCGACGTCGAACTGGAGGTCATGTCCACCCCCGGCGTCACGCACGGCGGCGTCTCGCTGTACTGCGAGTCCCTGGACGCGGTCTTCACCGGCAAGACCCTGCAGGCCGACGGCCCGGGGAAGATCGGGGAAGAGTATCCCGCCCTGGCCGACCAGCTGACCGCCATCGGCGGGCGCCTGTTCACCCTGCGGCACAGCACCCGGGTGCTGCCCGCGCACGGTGAGGAGACGACCATCGGCGCTCTGGAACCCCACTTCGACGCCTGGCTCTCCGGCTCGCTGACCCGCGGTCCGGGCGAGCAGGAGGCCGCGAGTGAGTCCCCGCTGACCGACGGCACCCGCGCCGCCGGGATCCGGCTGAACGCCCGCGACGAATAG
- a CDS encoding RecB family exonuclease: MDQLPLEGMPRRLYACTPSRLNTWLDCPRRYRFTYLDRPTPSKGPPWAHTSVGISVHNALAAWWREPYERRTPAVAGTLLTRGWINEGFRDAEQSASWRDRARDMVTGYTAALDPAVEPVGVERTVATRTSVVALSGRIDRLDQRGGELVVVDYKTGRRPLDTDDARSSLALAVYAIASSRVMHRPCHRVELHHLPTGSVVEWEHTDESLARHLSHAEEIATEAAEADERYKEWSATATRPKGADRSPPRVPEEIDALFPPRTGPLCSWCDFRRHCPEGRAASEERRPWDGLAD, from the coding sequence ATGGACCAGCTTCCTCTGGAGGGCATGCCGCGGCGGCTGTACGCGTGTACGCCGTCGCGGCTGAACACCTGGCTCGACTGCCCGAGGCGCTACCGGTTCACCTACCTGGACCGGCCCACGCCGTCCAAGGGGCCGCCCTGGGCACACACCAGTGTGGGCATCAGCGTGCACAACGCGCTGGCCGCGTGGTGGCGCGAGCCGTACGAGCGGCGCACGCCGGCCGTCGCCGGGACGCTTCTCACCAGAGGATGGATCAACGAGGGGTTCCGCGACGCGGAGCAGTCGGCCTCCTGGCGTGATCGGGCCCGCGACATGGTCACCGGATACACCGCGGCCCTCGACCCCGCCGTGGAGCCGGTCGGGGTGGAGCGCACGGTGGCCACCCGCACCTCGGTGGTGGCCCTCTCCGGCCGGATCGACCGGCTCGACCAGCGCGGCGGCGAACTGGTCGTGGTCGACTACAAGACCGGCCGCCGCCCGCTGGACACCGACGACGCCCGCTCTTCGCTCGCGCTGGCCGTGTACGCCATCGCCTCCTCCCGGGTCATGCACCGCCCCTGCCACCGGGTCGAGCTGCACCACCTGCCGACCGGCTCGGTCGTGGAGTGGGAGCACACCGACGAGTCCCTGGCCCGTCACCTCTCCCACGCCGAGGAGATCGCGACCGAGGCCGCGGAGGCCGACGAACGCTACAAGGAATGGTCGGCCACGGCCACCCGGCCCAAAGGCGCCGACCGCAGCCCGCCGCGGGTCCCCGAGGAGATCGACGCGCTCTTCCCGCCCCGCACCGGCCCGCTCTGCTCCTGGTGCGACTTCCGTCGCCACTGCCCCGAGGGCCGGGCCGCCTCGGAGGAGCGCCGGCCCTGGGACGGCCTGGCCGACTGA
- a CDS encoding alpha/beta fold hydrolase: MSTPRFLTLPPGVRSRQIETALGTFAALEALPVSGIPERWPALLVPGLTGSKEDFIAVLQTLAQAGRQVVAVDMRGQFETTGPDDSAAYTCAALGNDIDVLAQVIGQDGPIHLVGHSFGGLVTREAVIDGRTRFASYTLMSSGPAAIIGPRERAGRAMLSELPETGLEHMWHNRLEPEALSAGVPDEIVAFLRKRFFANSVTGMYRMTEEVLSAPDRCDELTQIDVPTLVLYGEHDDGWPPRLQSEMARRLNADCVVVPGAAHSPAVEAPETTAAALTRFWNAAESRRSA, from the coding sequence GTGAGTACGCCGCGTTTTCTGACCCTGCCTCCTGGCGTCCGTTCCCGCCAGATCGAGACGGCGTTGGGCACCTTCGCCGCGCTGGAGGCGCTGCCCGTCAGCGGCATCCCCGAGCGCTGGCCCGCCCTGCTGGTCCCCGGTCTCACCGGCAGCAAGGAAGACTTCATCGCGGTGCTGCAGACGCTGGCCCAGGCGGGCCGGCAGGTCGTGGCGGTCGACATGCGGGGGCAGTTCGAGACCACCGGTCCTGACGACTCCGCCGCCTACACCTGCGCCGCGCTCGGCAACGACATCGACGTCCTGGCCCAGGTGATCGGCCAGGACGGGCCGATCCACCTGGTCGGCCACTCCTTCGGCGGTCTGGTGACCCGTGAGGCGGTCATCGACGGCCGGACCCGGTTCGCGTCGTACACACTCATGAGCTCCGGCCCCGCCGCGATCATCGGCCCCCGGGAGCGCGCGGGCCGCGCCATGCTGTCCGAGTTGCCCGAGACCGGCCTGGAACACATGTGGCACAACCGGCTGGAACCCGAAGCCCTGTCCGCCGGGGTGCCCGACGAGATCGTCGCCTTCCTGCGCAAGAGGTTCTTCGCCAACTCCGTCACCGGCATGTACCGGATGACCGAAGAGGTGCTCTCCGCCCCCGACCGGTGCGACGAGCTGACCCAGATCGACGTCCCGACCCTGGTGCTGTACGGCGAGCACGACGACGGCTGGCCGCCGCGCCTCCAGTCGGAGATGGCCCGCCGCCTGAACGCCGACTGCGTCGTCGTGCCGGGGGCCGCCCACTCCCCCGCCGTGGAGGCCCCCGAGACGACGGCCGCCGCCCTCACCCGTTTCTGGAACGCCGCCGAGTCCCGGCGTTCCGCCTGA
- a CDS encoding DEAD/DEAH box helicase, whose translation MALPLALSGQDIIGQARTGTGKTYAFGVAMLQRVGKPRKNRKKPRGLVVVPTRELAVQVTEDLVTAAGKLGSRILTVYGGRAYEPQIEALKQGVDVIVGTPGRLLDLVKQKHLDLGQIQALVLDEADRMLDLGFLPDIERIIKLIPAERQTMLFSATLPGEIVGLSRRYLNRPTHVRAENNDAEAEATPQTTQFVWRVHRMDKIEILGRLLQCEGRGLTMTFCETKRACDMVVEQLKERGFAAAAVHGDLGQGQREQALRAFRNGKIDVLVATDVAARGIDVDDVTHVVNYDCPQDEKSYVHRIGRTGRAGRTGVAVTFVEWEDLTRWKVINNALSLDFPEPVETYSTSPHIFSDLGIPEGTKGVLPRANRSRAGLAAEEVEDLGETGRVRSRSSRKGRDDGDERRERPARTPRERRRTRGGRVNETPAPVEAEGIQRPVVELAEVEADVASRKDIRDDQVAEAAPRRSRTRRAGLNPEVSLTAAETTASGETTASGEFAAEEPTRGSRRTRRERVAETPVEAPVEAPVEVRWDGGQAGRHEDDTVNDTVNERWDDEPAATAPVHRPEPEKIIPPSPFAVIFRSPDLATDDDEIAPSAASERVQNRRRVPGRGQQRGGRRPS comes from the coding sequence ATGGCACTTCCCCTGGCCCTCAGCGGCCAGGACATCATCGGCCAGGCTCGCACCGGCACCGGCAAGACCTACGCCTTCGGCGTGGCGATGCTGCAACGTGTCGGCAAGCCCAGGAAGAACCGGAAGAAGCCCCGCGGGCTGGTCGTGGTGCCGACCCGCGAGCTGGCCGTCCAGGTCACCGAAGACCTGGTGACGGCCGCCGGCAAGCTCGGCTCGCGCATCCTCACCGTGTACGGCGGGCGGGCCTACGAGCCCCAGATCGAAGCGCTCAAGCAGGGCGTCGACGTCATCGTCGGCACCCCGGGCCGCCTGCTCGACCTGGTCAAGCAGAAGCATCTGGATCTCGGGCAGATCCAGGCGCTCGTCCTCGACGAGGCCGACCGGATGCTCGACCTGGGCTTCCTGCCCGACATCGAGCGCATCATCAAGCTCATCCCCGCGGAGCGGCAGACGATGCTGTTCTCCGCGACCCTGCCCGGCGAGATCGTCGGCCTGTCCAGGCGTTACCTCAACCGCCCCACGCACGTGCGGGCCGAGAACAACGACGCCGAGGCCGAGGCGACGCCGCAGACCACCCAGTTCGTCTGGCGCGTGCACCGGATGGACAAGATCGAGATCCTGGGCCGCCTGCTGCAGTGCGAGGGGCGCGGGCTCACGATGACCTTCTGTGAGACCAAGCGCGCCTGCGACATGGTGGTCGAGCAGCTCAAGGAGCGCGGCTTCGCCGCCGCCGCCGTCCACGGCGACCTGGGGCAGGGCCAGCGCGAACAGGCCCTGCGGGCCTTCCGCAACGGCAAGATCGACGTGCTGGTCGCGACCGACGTCGCGGCGCGCGGCATCGACGTCGACGACGTCACCCACGTCGTCAACTACGACTGCCCGCAGGATGAGAAGTCCTACGTGCACCGGATCGGCCGCACCGGCCGGGCCGGCAGGACGGGCGTGGCGGTGACCTTCGTCGAGTGGGAGGACCTCACCCGCTGGAAGGTCATCAACAACGCGCTCTCGCTCGACTTCCCCGAGCCGGTCGAGACCTACTCGACCTCGCCGCACATCTTCAGCGACCTGGGCATCCCCGAGGGGACCAAGGGCGTGCTGCCGCGCGCCAACCGTTCCCGGGCGGGCCTGGCGGCCGAGGAGGTGGAGGATCTCGGTGAGACCGGACGCGTCCGCTCCCGCTCCTCCCGCAAGGGACGCGACGACGGCGACGAGCGCCGTGAACGCCCCGCCCGCACTCCCCGCGAACGCCGCCGCACCCGCGGTGGCCGTGTCAACGAGACCCCGGCGCCGGTCGAGGCCGAGGGGATCCAGCGTCCTGTCGTCGAGCTCGCCGAGGTGGAAGCGGACGTGGCATCCCGTAAGGACATCCGTGACGACCAGGTGGCCGAGGCGGCGCCCCGTCGGAGCCGCACCCGCAGGGCCGGCCTCAACCCCGAGGTGAGCCTGACCGCGGCCGAGACCACGGCTTCGGGCGAGACCACGGCTTCGGGCGAGTTCGCGGCCGAGGAACCCACCCGCGGCTCACGCCGCACCCGGCGCGAGCGGGTGGCCGAGACCCCGGTCGAAGCCCCGGTCGAAGCCCCGGTCGAGGTGCGGTGGGACGGCGGGCAGGCCGGGCGCCATGAGGACGACACCGTGAACGACACCGTGAACGAGCGCTGGGACGACGAGCCCGCCGCGACGGCCCCGGTGCACCGCCCGGAGCCGGAGAAGATCATTCCGCCCAGCCCGTTCGCGGTGATCTTCCGTTCGCCCGACCTCGCGACGGACGACGACGAGATCGCCCCCTCGGCGGCCTCCGAACGCGTACAGAACCGCCGCCGCGTGCCGGGGCGGGGACAGCAGCGGGGCGGACGCCGCCCGAGCTAG